One genomic region from Thalassotalea sp. PS06 encodes:
- a CDS encoding LysE family translocator, with amino-acid sequence MDASLLFLFIPTFFLVSISPGMCMTLALTLGMSVGVRRTMYMMVGELLGVAAVAIAAVLGVAAIMLKFPELFVALKLVGGVYLIYIATQMWRSKGSMSVSSELSKKVDTSRFTLFSQGLITAIANPKGWAFMISLLPPFISPEKPFWMQLTILVAIILCSEFICMMIYATGGKTLGLLLSNGRNVVLVNRISASLMFAVAIWLVSDLL; translated from the coding sequence ATGGACGCTTCCCTACTCTTTCTTTTTATTCCGACATTTTTCCTGGTAAGTATTAGCCCGGGGATGTGCATGACCTTAGCGTTAACGCTGGGGATGAGCGTAGGTGTTCGACGCACCATGTACATGATGGTCGGCGAACTGCTCGGCGTCGCTGCGGTAGCTATTGCCGCAGTACTTGGTGTTGCGGCAATTATGCTAAAGTTTCCGGAACTCTTTGTGGCGTTAAAATTAGTTGGTGGTGTGTACCTGATTTACATTGCCACGCAAATGTGGCGCTCAAAGGGCAGTATGTCGGTATCGTCTGAACTTTCGAAAAAAGTTGATACGTCACGTTTCACGCTTTTCAGTCAGGGTCTAATCACTGCCATCGCCAATCCGAAAGGCTGGGCATTTATGATCTCCCTGCTGCCGCCATTTATCAGCCCGGAAAAACCATTCTGGATGCAATTGACAATCCTGGTGGCAATCATTCTCTGTTCAGAGTTCATTTGCATGATGATTTACGCTACCGGCGGAAAAACACTGGGCCTGTTGTTATCCAATGGTCGTAACGTAGTATTAGTAAACCGAATATCGGCATCCTTGATGTTTGCCGTCGCGATTTGGTTGGTTTCTGATCTGCTCTAA
- a CDS encoding energy transducer TonB codes for MLSATVAAEIELPLPEITIPKLIEEAKQQPDPDQEFHPAKHHVKIGPIYPIYYARKKKEGWVELTFTIEKDGAISNILVTDDSGGAQFVTSAINAVKKWKYKPALEFNQPVQSNIHNVRLTFKFDRDKNIREKVYDYYMQGLAFIAAKDRDGMDEIYEQINDLSYRMYGEKDFADVYTLNYASQINNTELYHTTLKNVELISIIDTFPDLWADLAMEKVKLLAEDHKLAEALALLNHIEAEKSRGVEQATMASTREQLNQHINSEIDLVVEAKTNKLGIWQHHLARNHFAITDLQGTLEHLDIRCDNTRRLINIDESSEWKIPKKWRDCVLYFQSEKSAQFTLVEFAGS; via the coding sequence ATGTTGTCTGCTACAGTCGCTGCCGAGATTGAGCTTCCGTTACCGGAAATCACCATTCCTAAACTCATCGAAGAAGCAAAACAGCAGCCTGATCCTGACCAGGAATTTCACCCTGCAAAGCATCACGTAAAAATTGGGCCAATCTACCCTATTTACTATGCAAGAAAGAAAAAAGAGGGCTGGGTTGAACTTACCTTTACCATCGAAAAAGATGGCGCAATCAGTAACATTTTGGTTACTGATGATAGCGGCGGCGCACAGTTTGTAACCTCGGCAATTAACGCGGTTAAAAAATGGAAGTACAAGCCGGCATTAGAATTTAACCAACCGGTGCAATCCAACATTCACAATGTGCGCTTAACGTTCAAGTTTGATCGCGATAAAAACATTCGCGAAAAAGTCTACGACTACTATATGCAGGGGTTAGCATTCATTGCCGCCAAAGACCGTGATGGCATGGACGAAATTTATGAGCAAATAAACGATCTAAGTTATCGCATGTATGGTGAAAAGGACTTTGCTGATGTCTACACCCTGAATTATGCATCTCAGATCAATAATACCGAGCTTTATCACACTACCCTGAAAAACGTAGAATTGATATCAATCATCGATACCTTTCCAGATCTGTGGGCGGATCTGGCGATGGAAAAAGTAAAATTGCTGGCCGAAGACCATAAGCTTGCTGAAGCGCTGGCTTTGTTGAACCACATAGAGGCAGAAAAAAGCCGCGGGGTTGAACAAGCAACGATGGCTTCGACACGGGAACAATTAAATCAGCATATAAATTCAGAAATTGATTTGGTCGTAGAGGCAAAAACCAATAAGCTGGGGATCTGGCAACACCACCTTGCCAGAAACCATTTTGCGATAACCGACCTTCAGGGAACACTGGAACATCTCGATATTCGCTGTGATAACACTCGTAGGCTTATCAACATTGATGAAAGCAGCGAATGGAAAATCCCGAAAAAATGGCGCGACTGCGTACTCTATTTCCAATCTGAAAAGTCCGCACAATTTACCCTGGTGGAATTTGCCGGGAGTTAA